In Dermacentor andersoni chromosome 4, qqDerAnde1_hic_scaffold, whole genome shotgun sequence, the following proteins share a genomic window:
- the LOC126537822 gene encoding putative nuclease HARBI1: MGAYRSDVARRISAYEFACRACDVVFGDAFYMQTVPRPWMRDRLNPMELYDEEEFLTRYRFTKQTVRELLAFVPLEASGDNRGLPLTPMQQLLVALRFYGAGTFQIVSGDLVNVSQPTVCRTVKRVTRLLARHLFRAVVRFPDASQLSGVMRDFYEIAHFPGVTGCIDGTHVRIKSPGGDDAEVYRNRKGVFSINVQAVAGPMLQFFNVVASWPGSAHDSRIFDNSRVRVMYEQHRVPGLLLGDMGYACSPFLMTPLAETGPVNSPEGRYNKAHIKTRNSIERAFGVWKRRFPCLDMKLQHKPRNAARIITACAALHNVALLRREPEPIGLHVPTSRCRRTGRNTCQEHLPTVNGVGDNLPGMRARQLLIQRSFS; this comes from the exons ATGGGGGCTTATAGGAGCGACGTTGCCAGAAGAATCAGCGCGTACGAATTTGCGTGTAGAGCATGTGATGTCGTCTTCGGTGATGCATTTTACATGCAAACTGTGCCACGGCCATGGATGCGCGACAGATTGAACCCGATGGAGCTGTACGATGAAGAGGAGTTTCTCACGCGCTATCGCTTCACGAAGCAAACAGTTCGTGAGCTGCTCGCCTTTGTGCCACTTGAAGCGAGCGGCGACAACCGAGGATTGCCGCTGACACCCATGCAGCAGCTGCTTGTGGCACTGAGATTTTACGGCGCCGGAACCTTTCAAATTGTGAGCGGAGACTTGGTCAATGTGTCCCAGCCCACGGTGTGCCGCACGGTGAAACGAGTGACGCGCCTTCTTGCAAGGCACCTGTTCCGAGCAGTCGTCCGCTTCCCGGATGCCTCACAGCTGTCAGGTGTGATGCGAGATTTCTACGAGATCGCCCACTTCCCCGGGGTGACGGGCTGCATCGACGGCACACATGTACGCATAAAGAGTCCCGGAGGCGATGACGCAGAAGTTTACCGCAACCGCAAAGGAGTGTTTTCTATTAACGTTCAG gcgGTTGCCGGACCAATGCTGCAATTCTTCAACGTTGTAGCGAGCTGGCCGGGGTCTGCCCATGACAGTCGCATATTTGACAATTCTAGAGTACGAGTTATGTACGAACAGCACCGTGTGCCTGGTCTGCTGCTTGGAGACATGGGCTATGCCTGCTCTCCTTTCTTGATGACCCCCCTTGCTGAGACAGGTCCAGTCAACTCACCAGAAGGCAG GTACAACAAGGCACACATAAAGACCCGCAACTCCATAGAAAGGGCCTTTGGAGTGTGGAAAAGGCGCTTTCCATGTTTGGACATGAAGCTGCAGCACAAGCCTCGTAATGCAGCTCGCATAATAACTGCTTGCGCTGCCCTGCACAACGTGGCCCTCCTACGAAGAGAACCCGAGCCAATCGGTCTCCATGTTCCCACCAGCCGATGCAGACGTACAGGAAGAAATACTTGCCAAGAGCACCTGCCAACTGTTAATGGTGTGGGGGACAATCTACCTGGCATGCGTGCACGGCAACTTCTTATCCAGAGAAGTTTCTCTTAA